Genomic window (Bacteroides sp. AN502(2024)):
AATGGTCGGAACGACAGGCAGAAGACTATTACAATATGCTGAATGAATAAGTAAACTCTTATATTACACAATGATTATCAAAGAATAGAACTCTTAACAAACCTGTATTTTAGCGCTCAATTTATTAATTAATATTATAAAATCATCAATTAAGGATTGATAATTTGCAAAGTTACCGAAATCCCGTACCTTTGCAATGTGTTTTTCATAGTATTAGATTTAAGGTTAACAAAGGTTGGAGCAAGGCGTTGCTCCTTTTTTTATGTCTATACGTCATCAGCTGGAAAAGATATAACGGAAACTCTCTAAAGAATAAATAGGAGGATTTCAGATATAGACTGATCGTTCATTACGACTGAATCTATTCATGCAATCCTCCCCTTTTTTTATAGTCGGATTACTCCTACTTCAAGTGATGATAAATCAAAGCGCCTTCTCTATGGCATTTTTAATCAACGGTTCCATGATATCATATCCCTCGCTCGTCGGATGAACTCCATCTTTTGTATATTGAGGATCCAAGGCTTGATGATCGCCGGCCACCATTGCCTTATAATAATTAACGAACGGAATTTTATTAGCTTTAGCATAAGCCTCTATACGAGCATTCAAAGCTTGAATCTTCTGTGGAGCATCTTTTATTTCCATTCTCCACTTAAATGCGGCAGCAGGCAATACGGAAGTCAAAATTACTTTTATTTTATTCGCTTTCGCCAGTTCCGCCATAGAAACGATGTTTCCGAATGTATAATCTTCATTATAAGCTTGTGTATTTTCAGCGACATCATTTGTTCCGGCATTAATCACCACTAAAGCAGGAGAAAGATTAATCACATCTTCCCGAAAACGTAACAAGAATTGATAGGAAGTCTGCCCACTGATTCCACGGCCAATATAACCGTTTGATTTGAAAAAATCGGGATGAGTCCTTACCCATCCTTCCGTAATGGAATTTCCCATGAAAATAACCCGCTTGCCTTTCTTGGTCGCTTGTGGAAGTGCAGCATTTTCTTTTGAATAACGACGTAGATTAGCAAAATCATTTTTCTGTGCATAGCTTTCTCCTACCGAGAAACTCAAGCAAACAACAGCCAATAATATCCATTGACCCCATCTTCTTTTATCCATGTTTATATTAAGTATTAGTAATATGATATTTTATGCAAAGATAAAAAAAACTCCATATATAGGCATCCAAAACAACAAATAACCGTTAAGTCGAAGGAGTTTTTTCTTAATCTATGTTATATAACATATTGTTTTTCTTGAATTATTTGCTATTGTCGCAAAAGTCCGTACCTTTGCAATGTGTTTTTCATAGTATTAGATTTAAGGTTAACAAAGGTTGGAGCAAGGCGTTGCTCCTTTTTTTATATCTATATGCTTGTTTTCCCTCCAAAAAATAGTATTTTTGTAAAGTCATAATTATTATCAGGAACATGAAACGCAAACTATTTTATATCGCTCTAATAATACAAAATGCCATGAACAAATTATACTTATTATTCATCTGCTTATTCAGTATCACAGACCTATATTCACAAGATCTAATAACCGAAGCCAATTATCTAAAAGAAGATAGTATTATTTGGATGAATTATGAAAAACGACAAGCACAAGCTACTCCGACCTGCTTTTTAACGGATAAGCAACACATAGTAAAAGTAAAATGTACAGGTCTTCATATAGAATTATTCAATAAATATATTAATCACAGTAAATAGTAATGGAACAACCAATTCAACTCAACGATCACAACAAGCAGGAGTATCCTCCCATGCATACAGCAGAGCATCTACTCAATGCAACCATGGTAAAAACCTTCGGTTGCCCACGTTCTCGCAATGCCCACATCGAAAGAAAAAAGAGCAAATGTGACTATACACTTCCGTCATGTCCGACAGCGGAACAAATCCAGTCCGTTGAAGATAAAGTAAATGAAATAATCGGTCGGAACCTGCCTGTGACTGTTGAGTTTATGACTCATGAACAAGCCAAAGATATCGTAGATTTAAGTAAGCTGCCCGCCGATGCAAGTGAAACTCTTCGCATTGTCCGCATTGGAGATTATGATACTTGTGCCTGCATCGGATTACATGTATCCAATACTTCTGAAGTGGGTACCTTTAAAATCATTAGTCATGATTATGACGATGAAAGGCAAACACTAAGAATAAGATTCAAACTGATCGAGAAGAAATAATACATTTTGTCACCTATATGGTAAATTTGGCATTATTACAATGACAAATAGACAATTTTAGCCTTTAAAGTCTCTTGGCATAAGGTTTGCATTTATAAAAGCGAACAACGGTTCGAAAGCGGATGACGAAAACCGGAACAACCGGTACATCGGAAGTGCAAATACCGAGTTCAAGATTTATGAATTGAATGTTTAACTTAAAGATAGGAGACTAAAATTATGACACCTGTTAGAAGAACTCAAAATTGGTTACCAAGTATCTTTAATGATTTCTTTGATAACGATTGGATGGTAAAAGCAAATGCTACTGCACCTGCAATTAATGTTTTGGAAACAGAAAAAGAATACAAAGTGGAATTGGCTGCTCCTGGTATGACGAAGGAGGATTTCAATGTTCGCATTGATGAAGACAATAACCTCGTTATCAGCATGGAGAAGAAGAGTGAAAACAAGGAGGAAAAGAAAGAAGGTCGCTATCTGCGTCGCGAATTCTCATACTCTAAGTTCCAGCAAACAATGATTCTACCGGATAATGTAGACAAAGAAAAGATTGCTGCATCTGTAGAAAATGGTGTTTTAAACATCGACCTTCCGAAACTTTCTGAAGAAGAAATTAAGAAGCCAAATAAACAAATCGAAATTAAGTAATACAGTAACCACTTACCATTCACCGGAGACGGTAATGTGAAAGATTAAAAACAGCTCATTTCCCCTTAAAAGGAAATGAGCTGTTTTTATAGTATTATCTTTAATTATTCTTCCGATAGCTAATCACTGCCCAATTATTAAACACGACTACCAAAAGCAACAATTCCGATAGTTAATAAAAATACCCCGATAGTTCGATAAAGAGAAAGAATAAATGACGAGAAAAATTAAAGAAAAAGTAGTCTAAAATTGCTTTTATGTAATTTATAAATTACCTTTGTAAAATGAAAGTAAGAGAAGTCATAACATATAAAGAATATTTTGACGATTTTTTCAAAAAACAACCACAGAAGATTCGCGATAAAATCATCAAAGTGCTAGATATTATTGAGCAGATAGACCGAATCCCAACAACATATCTAAAATACATAGAAGGTACTAATGGACTATTTGAGGTTCGCGTGCAACTAGGCAATAATATCTTCCGCATTTTTTGTTTCTTTGACGGTAATAAATTGATTGTTTTGTTAAGTGGCTTTCAGAAAAAGACACAAAAAACACCACCAGAAGAAATAAAAAGAGCAGAACGGCTTATGACCGACTATTATAAAGAAAAAGAAAAGGAGAGCTTAGAATGAATACAAAGACATTAGACCAAATCAAAAATGAGTATTACGGTGAAGTTGGAGCACCGAAACGAGACAGACTTGAGCGAGAACTTGAGGCTTTGCGCATTGGCTTTAAGATACGAAGTGCCAGAGAAAAATTAGATATGACACAAGCAGAGCTTGCAAGTCGCATTGACAAGAAACGTACATTCATATCAAAAGTTGAAAACAATGGAGAAAATATTACTCTCAAAACATTATTTGATATCGTAGAACGTGGACTTGGTGGAAAATTAAATATCGAAGTGCAAATATAACAATAATGAGGGTGTATCAAAATAAGCTTTTGGTACGCCCTCTTTTAATTGAATATCAGCTGAATGAAAGGAATGACACCACACAAATAGTAGCAAACGAAACAATCTTTATTTCGAGAACTCTTTAATCCGTTGTTCCTCTTCCAGCTTACAAATCAATAACGTATTGTCTTTCTCTGCGATGATATATCCATCCAGTCCTTGAATGACGACCCGTTTTTCTTCGCTGGCATGGACTATGCAATTTTTGCTCTCATACAAGCGGACATCGGCTCCTACCGATGCATTTCCGGATTTATCCTGTGGGAGCAAGCCGCGAAGTGCTCCCCATGTACCCAAATCCGACCACCCGAAAGAAGCCGGCAGTACATAAATTTCCTGCACTTTCTCCATCACTGCATAGTCGATCGAAATACTTTCGCAAGTCGGGAATAATTTTTTGATTGTCTCATTTTCTTTTTCCGTATAGAAATCCGGGAAAATGCGATCAAAAATCTGTGCGATACCCGGAGCATACACACGCATTACAGAAGTGATAGTACGCACATTCCACACAAAAATTCCCGCATTCCAGAAGAAATTGCCCTCTGCCAAGTACTTTTCGGCAGTTTCTTTATCCGGTTTTTCCTTGAATGCGTCTACTGTAAAAATTTCCTTATCCGTTTGAAGTGGGCTGGCAGCAGCAATATATCCATATCCGGTCTCCGGACGAGACGGTTGAATACCTATTGTCACAATAGCACTGCCATCATCCGTGAAACGAAGGGCCTTCTCCACCACTCTACGGAATTCTCCCGTATCGATGACCAATGCATCCGAAGGGGTTACTACCATGTTGGCATTCGGATGTTTTTTCTTGATCTTCCAGCAAGCATACGCAATACAGGGTGCCGTATTTCGTGCACAAGGCTCCGCTAAAATATTACTTTCCGGAATCTCCGGCAATTGCTTCCGAACCATATCGATGTATTTCTCAGAGGTTACCACCCACATATTTTCTCTGGGGCAAACACCGTCGAAGCGATCTGCCGTCAACTGAATCAGTGACCGTCCGCATCCCATTACATCAATAAATTGTTTAGGACATTCCGGGGTGCTCATCGGCCAAAAACGACTCCCTACCCCTCCGGCCATTATTACAACATGATTTTCCATACCTATCATTCTCCTGTTTTAAAAATAATTGCGCAATTTACTCCAAAATATTCTAAATTACAAAAAAATTATACCAACGATCTTCACAGACAGTTGGTATAATAGAAATCACATCGGATTTACACCGACATGAGGGCGTTGATCAGGAATACACCGCTGTATATTTCCTGACCTGCAAAATGTAGGGATCTTCATGTGTGTAGCATGAAGTTAGGGACCTACATATTTCGTATCACACTCTCACCCCATCCCACTGTATGACCCTCACCCACTCTTGCGGCTGACAACTCCCGTGAGAACAACGAGGAACCGTAGCAACCACCAGCTCACGATTGGAAGACAATACGGTTCTTAATTCCTTCAGCAACACATCCGGCTGAATCATTAAATGAAGAGACTCCGTCATACACCGGATCACCCGTACATACTGATAAATGCGCATATCCTCTCCCCGTCTGATCCCGCTCAATGTTCTGGAAGAAATGGCTAGTTCATTGATGAAAAAAGCATTAACAAAGACACTGTCCGTATCCATTAAAGCCAATACCAAATTGCTTAGAAACTCATAAGACTCCCGTTTTTCTCTAGTCATACTGTTTTATGATTAATGGTTAATAATTCTCCGGTTTATATTTGCTTTATCAAGTGCTTTTCACATAGAAAAGCATCCCTATTTTTAATATCCCAACCTTTGCCCCTGTTATCTGATAGTCAGATGGCGCAATCCTACAAAAAAGATTATGAAAGTTTTAGAAGAAATCAAAGTCTCGGTTTACGAAAACGTGTATTCCAAAAAGCCCAAAGTCATGTCTTTCCTTGAAGTCATCACCGGGTGTATCCGTCCTGTTCATGCAACGATTATCAACGCCATCCGCCGATATCATGCGGAAGGAGACCATGCCGCCGCACAGAAATTGAAAAGCCGGCTCCCCTGCTTCACTCCGGCAGGCACCTTTGACGGAGCGCACGCCATCAGGCACTTTCTTCTTCCCAGTCGTATTGTCGGGCTTGATTACGACCATGTAGCCAATCGCCAGGAAGTCATCCGACGATGTGCGGCAGATCCCCATACAGTGGCAGCGATAGAGAGCCCGACCGATGGTGTGAAAGTCTTCGCCTATGTGGAAGGTATCGAAGGCCGCCATCGTGAGGGACAACAACTGGTAAGCCGTTATTACAATCGATTGCTCGGATTGGAAAGCGATCCGGCGTGCAAAGATGAAAGCCGCCTCTGTTATTTCAGCTATTCCCCCAACGGTTATGTTGCTGGTATCTATCAGGCATTTGTCTTGGAAACGTTCGTGAAAGAGGAAAACAGTCCTCCGGAAAAGGCATCCGAAAAAGAGATCGCCCGATTCATTTCGTCCTATATTTTCTTTCATCCGCTGACAGCCGGACAACGCCATTCCAACGTCTTCAAACTCGCCTGCGAGGCCTGTCGCCGACACTATCCCCAAGAAGACATATTACGTGAACTTACCGCATTTTTCGAGCACACGGATTTCAGTTCCGAAGAGCTGAAAAGCGTATTATCATCTGGATATAAGCAAGTTAACGAACAAACACCTGCTTCCTCCCCGACCACCGGCCCT
Coding sequences:
- a CDS encoding helix-turn-helix transcriptional regulator, producing the protein MNTKTLDQIKNEYYGEVGAPKRDRLERELEALRIGFKIRSAREKLDMTQAELASRIDKKRTFISKVENNGENITLKTLFDIVERGLGGKLNIEVQI
- a CDS encoding Hsp20/alpha crystallin family protein; its protein translation is MTPVRRTQNWLPSIFNDFFDNDWMVKANATAPAINVLETEKEYKVELAAPGMTKEDFNVRIDEDNNLVISMEKKSENKEEKKEGRYLRREFSYSKFQQTMILPDNVDKEKIAASVENGVLNIDLPKLSEEEIKKPNKQIEIK
- a CDS encoding mannose-1-phosphate guanylyltransferase, whose product is MENHVVIMAGGVGSRFWPMSTPECPKQFIDVMGCGRSLIQLTADRFDGVCPRENMWVVTSEKYIDMVRKQLPEIPESNILAEPCARNTAPCIAYACWKIKKKHPNANMVVTPSDALVIDTGEFRRVVEKALRFTDDGSAIVTIGIQPSRPETGYGYIAAASPLQTDKEIFTVDAFKEKPDKETAEKYLAEGNFFWNAGIFVWNVRTITSVMRVYAPGIAQIFDRIFPDFYTEKENETIKKLFPTCESISIDYAVMEKVQEIYVLPASFGWSDLGTWGALRGLLPQDKSGNASVGADVRLYESKNCIVHASEEKRVVIQGLDGYIIAEKDNTLLICKLEEEQRIKEFSK
- a CDS encoding type II toxin-antitoxin system RelE/ParE family toxin, which produces MKVREVITYKEYFDDFFKKQPQKIRDKIIKVLDIIEQIDRIPTTYLKYIEGTNGLFEVRVQLGNNIFRIFCFFDGNKLIVLLSGFQKKTQKTPPEEIKRAERLMTDYYKEKEKESLE
- a CDS encoding SGNH/GDSL hydrolase family protein — protein: MDKRRWGQWILLAVVCLSFSVGESYAQKNDFANLRRYSKENAALPQATKKGKRVIFMGNSITEGWVRTHPDFFKSNGYIGRGISGQTSYQFLLRFREDVINLSPALVVINAGTNDVAENTQAYNEDYTFGNIVSMAELAKANKIKVILTSVLPAAAFKWRMEIKDAPQKIQALNARIEAYAKANKIPFVNYYKAMVAGDHQALDPQYTKDGVHPTSEGYDIMEPLIKNAIEKAL